The window CTATTCAAAAAGCGTTGAACTGGTTAAAGAAAATTCAAAATCCCAATGGCGGCTAGGGAGAGTCATGTAAAAGTGATATAAACAAAACCTATACCCCATTAAAAGTCAGTACCGAAACGGATACTAGCTTGTTTATTGTCCTGATTGCATTTTATAATTTCTTACTATCATTCCAGTGGATTTAATCATTCCAAACTCTTCGTAGTAAGGTTGGAGGTTTTCATCACACGTTAAATCAATCATGTAAAGATTTTCAAGTTCTTTTAGTATCCGTTTTACTAACTCCTTACCAATCCCTTTATTTTGATATTCAGGTAAAACCTCAAGGAAGGGAATGTAAGCAGATAATACACCATCACTTATAGCGGTGATAAACCCTATTACTTTATTTGTTTGTTCATCAATTGCAATGACAAATTTATCACTATTCTTCAATAATTTTAAATGAATTTCCGGATTAGGCGGATTTAACCACCCTACAAAAAAACCTTCTAACATATCCGCAGAAATATCGTTAATCGCAGTTTTATATAACATATTACCGACTCCTTATCTGAAATTTATATTGTACAGCTTCAAATAAGTGTCAATATAGTACAGTAACATTAAAAAACCTCCAAACTTTAGCGAATATAGTTAGCTTTCTATAAAAACTCCAAAAATCCTTTAAAAAATCATTTAGTACCTGAATACAATACACTGCTAGTTTTGATATCTGTTTCGATTATTAGAAATAGATCTATATAAGAAGTAAATGACTAATAAATTTAATATTAATAACATCAGTACGCTTGTTACTTCCATTCGATTTCACAAGGGCACTGTTTTACCTTTAATCTATTTTTCTTATCAGCATTTTGAAAATTCACAGCTTTTTATATGGTCATTCACAACTCCGATAGCCTGTAAATAGGCATAAATAATAGTAGTTCCAACAAATTTAAATCCTCTTTTTTTTAAATCCTTGCTAATCTGATCACTAAGTGCTGTATTCGCAGGGACTTCACTATGGCCTTCCCAACAATTGATGATCGGATTTCCATTCACGTAACCCCATAAGTAATCACTAAAACTGCCATATTCTCTTTGTACTTCT of the Bacillus oleivorans genome contains:
- a CDS encoding GNAT family N-acetyltransferase; this encodes MLYKTAINDISADMLEGFFVGWLNPPNPEIHLKLLKNSDKFVIAIDEQTNKVIGFITAISDGVLSAYIPFLEVLPEYQNKGIGKELVKRILKELENLYMIDLTCDENLQPYYEEFGMIKSTGMIVRNYKMQSGQ